TTCAAAGATGGCGTGAGCAACGGCAACGTCGGCGGCCTGTTTGAAATGTATGGTCTGGGGATCAAGCAAGATGGCGAGACCATCTATGTGGGAATTGATGCCCGCCTGCCGCTGACGGGTATGGCAACCGGGGGAGTCACCAACGGTTCGATCGCCTGGGGAGACCTGTTCTTTAACTTCACCGGCAGCCCGCTGCTGAATGCTCAAGGCAGCCTGTTCGGTGTGCGCTTTGCCAGCAACAATGATGCATCGGTGAAGCCCTTGGGTCTGTACAGTGGCGTTTCGGGCAAAAACGTTGGTACGAGCAACCAAGGGTTCAGTTCCTACGCCGAGCAGTCGAAGCATGTGAGCGATCGCGGTGGTTTGCCCGGTGCGGGTGAGCTGACCGATGCGGAAGCCAAGACCTACTTCAAAGATGCTTCTTTGGGTGTGATTACCCAAGGGCAACAGGTGGTGGGGTCAGTATTTGAGGCTCTTGATGGCGCGGCTTTGTCGGCTTTGGGCTTCAACCTGAATGGCGCGCTGGGTGGTGCAACGCCGCCCCAAAGCGATGCGGGTGGCGCAACTCGCCAGACATTCGGCTTTAAGTTCACCCGGGGCGAAGGGATGGTGGGTGACTTTGTGGCCCACGTTTTCGCAGAATGCCTGAATGACGGGATGGCTGTGCGCGGCAACTTGGCTCCGAAGAAGGAAGCATCCACGCCGGAACCGATTTCCCTGTTGGGCTTGGCGGCTGTGGGCGCTGCGGTGGCCAGCCGTCGGCAACGGGCTACGGTGAAAGTTGGCTAAAGGTTGTCTGTTGACTAAAGAACGGTTCAACGGTTCATCGGTTTGTTGATGGCGAATCCATAGCCAATCCATCGCTAAATCTTGCCTGCTGATTTGCCTGCTGACGGGGCTGAGTCGCGCGTTGGAGCTTTAGATTCAGGAGCTTTGGATTAGTTGATTCGGTGAGCTTAACCAACTCAGAACGGAGGGTTTCCCTGGAGGAATCCTCCGTTTTTGATTGGGCCAAGAGGGTTCGATCGGGGCGGATTCTGGGGCGATCGAGGCAGAGAGTCGCAGAAACTGGAGAATGGCGAGCCAAAAAATTGCCGAAAAGTATCGGTAAAGTCTTTCAAAATAGAGCGATTCCACAAAAATCGACAGGTATCAACTGGATGAACTCGGCGGCTTCAGTGATCGCAACGGTGAATTCTGGCTTGGCGAAATTAACGGCCCGGCCGTTGGCTCCCTGGCACTGGCGATCGCTCCCGCTGGCCGATCGCTCGGGGGCGGCGGTGTTTGCGGCCCTGTTTGCGGAAGAGCTGGCTCAGGGGGAAATTGCCGTTTTGTTGGAAAGTCCCCCTGCGCCGGAGCAGTGGTGTGCGGCGGCCCAGGAGTTGGCTCGCTATTCGATTTGTGCGGGTCGTCCCCGATCGGGACGGGTTTGGACTCCGGCAGTGGGGGACATTTTGCCCATGTTGGGAGATCGACTGGCGGAAGGCGGGGCGGCGGAGCGGTTGAATGCTGCTCAGGATGAACCGGGGCCAGCATTGCCGTTTCGAGGAGGTTGGCTGGGGTGGCTGGGCTATGACCTGGCTTGGGAGGTGGAGCAGTTACCCCAATTGCGATCGGATGAGTTGCCGTTTCCCGTGGCCTTTTGGTATGAGCCAGATTGCTTTGCGGTGTTGGATCACGGGGGCGATCGGCTGTGGCTGGCGGCAACGGTGGCGGCGGATCTCGATCGGCTCGTGGCCCAGCTAGACAAAGCTACCGCAGCGCCCCCGCTGGCGGAATCGTCGGGGGCGATCGAACCAACCAGCACCCTCATTCCTCAATTCACCAGCGACCAAGCCGCCTATACCGCCGCCGTTCGCCAAGCCCAAGAGCACATCCGCGCGGGGGATATTTTCCAGGCTAATTTGTCCCTGCGGTTTTCGGTTCCTTGCCCCGCCAGCGGTTGGACGCTTTATCAGGCCCTGCGCCAAATTAATCCCTCTCCCTTCGCCAGCTATTGGCAAACCCCTTGGGGCGAGGTGGTGAGCTGTTCGCCGGAACGGTTGGTGCAATTGCGCGATCGCCAGGCCAGCACTCGCCCGATCGCGGGAACCCGCCCCCGAGGGATTGATCGCCCCGCCGATTTGGCCAACGAGGTGGAATTGCTGAATCACCCCAAGGAACGGGCTGAACATGCCATGTTGGTAGACTTGGAGCGCAATGATCTGGGGCGGGTTTGCGATTGGGGCAGTGTGCAGGTGGATGAGTTCTTGACCGTGGAGCGCTACAGCCACGTGATGCACTTGGTGAGCAACGTGGTGGGACAACTTGCGCTCGATCGCACGGCGATCGACCTGATTCGGGCCACCTTCCCCGGCGGCACGATCACCGGTTGCCCGAAGGTGCGCTGCATGGAGATCATTGAAGCCCTGGAGCCGGTGCGCCGCAGTCTGTTCTATGGCTCCTGTGGTTACCTGGACGCAGGCGGTAATTTGGATTTGAATATTCTGATTCGGACGCTGTTGATTCCCCGCACGGCGCGATCGGGGGATTCGCAATTGGGCGATCGGCTGGTTTGGGGCCAGGTGGGCGCGGGGATTGTGGCCGACTCCGACCCCGATCGGGAGTGGTGGGAATCGCTCTCGAAGGCCCATGCCCAATTGGCAGCGCTGCGACGGGTGTTGGGGTTGGATGGGGCTGGCCGGGCCGAGCCGTTCCCGTTCCCTGATCCCAATCAGCCCAATTACTCAAATTAATGCAGGCTAAATCATGCAGGCTCACTGGGTTTAGTTCCAAATCCCGTTCAGCCAATCCCGTTCAGCCAATCCCGTTGGGCGAATTTAGCAGGCCCCAACAGGGCGGAGTTTTAGACCCAAATTCTTCCGTGATAGACTGAGGCAAGCGCTGCCTAGCTATTCCCCAAGTCCCCGGCTTTGAGCCTTGGCTTTCCGCTTCGGGCTTTGGGCAACAGTGCGGCAACCGCAAACGCTTGGGCCCCAGTCCCCACCACAGCAGCATCTCAACCTCCATTGCGTTCGGTTGCGGCTGCTGTGCGGGTGTCTAGACCCATCGCCTCCAGCCTTTGCCCACCAGCCTTTCCCGGCCAGCGGCAAGGAAAGGTCAATTGGCGCGTTGCAAGTCGGTACAGTGAACCGGCTTTTTTTATGGCCCAATGGGGATCAGCTCCCTCCGTGGGTCGTGATCAGCACTGCTTTGCACTTTGATTGCTTTTCGCTCTGTCTGACCACGCCCCATGCCCTCACTCAAGGGCAATTTCTCCAACGGTGATCTTGCCGGATTCATCTCAGAGCGTCGTTACTTAGGCACGATTCTTAGGCACGATTCTGGGGACAGATCCGCAAGCGCGATCGGCCCTGTTTCCCTTCGGGCCGGATCACTGATCACGCGGTTGGGGGCCATTGCCCGCTCTATCGTTTGGTTTCATGGCTCATCCCGCAATTCCCCGCATTTTGGAACTTGCCACCCCGATCGCCACCGATTTGGGACTGGAGATCGTGGGGGCAACCTTCCACACCAATGAAAGCCCCCCTGTTTTGCGCCTCGAACTCCGCAACCCGATCGCCGATACCAGTCTGGATGACTGCGAACGGTTGAGCCGGGCCTTGGAGCCGGTGCTCGATGAGGCGGATGCCATCCCCGGAGCCTACGTGCTGGAAGTGTCTAGCCCTGGCCTGTCGGAGTTTTTGGAGACCGATCGGGAGTTCACCTCCTTCAAGGGGTTTGAAGTCACCGTCACCACCCGCGAGCCACACAAGGGCAAATCCCTTTGGCAGGGCAGCTTGCTCGATCGCGACGCGGAAACCCTGCGCATCAACCAAAAAGGCCGAGTGATCAGCATTCCGCGCGATTTGGTGGAACGGGTGCGCCTAGCCGACGGAGCCGAGTAGCTCAGCGGCCGGCTATCCTGCGCGATCGCCCCATTGCCCATCCCCACACCCGCGATCGCGCCGAATGCTTCACCACTCCCCATTCACCTTTACGAATCTTTAGGAACCCCACACCCATGTCCATGGTTCGCCTAACCGGCCTGCAAGAAATGATCGACGGCATCAGCCGCGAACGCAACTTGCCGAAAACCGCCGTTGAAGCCGCCCTGCGTGAGGCCCTGCTCAAGGGCTATGAGCGTTATCGCCGCACCCAAAGCTTGGATGTGCGCAATATCTTTGACGAAACTTACTTCGACAACTTCGACGTGGAATTGGACACGGAAGAAGAAGGCTTCCGGGTTTTGGCCACCAAGAGCATTGTGGAAGAAGTGGCCGACCCAGACCACGAAATTGCCCTCAGCGATGTGCAAGAAGTGGCCGCCGAAGCCCAACTGGGCGACACGGTAATTTTGGATGTCACCCCCGATCGGGACGACTTTGGGCGCATGGCCGCCATCCAAACCAAGCAAGTGCTGGCCCAAAAGCTGCGCGACCAGCAGCGCAAGCTGATCCAAGAGGAATTCCAAGAGCTAGAAAGCACGGTGCTCCAAGGGCGCATCCTGCGGTTCGAGCGCCAATCGGTCATTGTGGCCGTCACCAGCGGCTACAGCCAACCGGAAGTGGAAGCGGAACTGCCCAAACGGGAACAGTTACCCAACGACACTTACCGCGCCAACGGAACCATCAAGGTCTACCTCAAGAAAGTTTGCGAAGGATCCCAGCGGGGGCCGCAACTCTTGGTTTCCCGGGCCGATGCGGGGTTGGTGGTTTACCTGTTCGCCAACGAAGTGCCGGAAATTGAAGATGACATTGTGCGAATTGTGGCCGTGGCTCGGGAAGCCAACCCGCCCTCGCGCCATGTGGGCCCGCGCACCAAGATTGCCGTTGACACGGTGGAGCGCGATGTGGATCCTGTGGGGGCTTGCATCGGGGCCCGGGGGTCGCGAATTCAAGTGGTTGTGAACGAACTGCGGGGCGAAAAAATCGATGTGATTCGCTGGTCTCCGGATCCGGCCACCTACATCGCCAACGCCCTCAGCCCGGCCCGGGTGGTGGAAGTGCGTCTGATGAATCCCGAGGAGCGCCAAGCCCATGTGCTGGTGGGTGATGATCAGCTCAGTTTGGCGATCGGGAAAGAGGGGCAAAATGTGCGCCTGGCTGCTCGACTCACGGGCTGGAAAATCGATATTCGCGATGTGGCTAAGTACGATCGCGACGAAGAAGATGCCAAGATGGCCAGCTATCTGGCGGAACGGGAGGCAGCCCTTGCCCTGGCAGCGGCCGAAGCGGCCGATGACTTTGCAGACGAGGAACCGGAAACCGACGATTTTGCCGACGAGGACGCTGAGTTCAGCCCTGGGGAGATTGACCCATCGGCAGCCGCAGACGATGAAACAGATGATGAGTTTGATGGCGATGATCTTGGCGATGATCTTGAGGACGACCAAGAGCAGGCTCCCCTGGACTCGGCGGCGGATGCTGACGACGATGATCAAGAGGAAGATGATCAAGACAGCGATGATTCAGACCCTGATGATCTAGCCGAGAACGACTCCGCAGACGAGGACTTCGACGGCGACGATCCGGATAGCGAGGCGCTGGATCAGGAGGCCAATTGATCCCTTGCCGCCCAACTATCGCCGTTGTTTGATTTGTCGTCGGGTGGCCCATCGATCGGAGTTTTGGCGCATCGTGCGGGTGGCCCACTCCGGTTCGGTGCAACTCGACCAAGGCATGGGGCGATCGGCCTATCTTTGCCCCTGTGCAGACTGCCTACGAGCAGCCCAGCGCAAGGATCGAATCGGGCGATCGCTCAAGGCCCCCGTCCCCGACCCTCTCTATGACCTGCTTTGGCAACGGCTGACCGCCCGGGTTCCCAACCCGGACTCTCTGGGAAATCCAACCCCACCAGAGTGAACCGCCCCCATCGCACGTCATAATAGGAAGGGACTAGACGGCTCGATCGAAATGTTTCAAATGACGGTGGGCTATGATGTCGTGACGCAATAGGATTCGAGGAAACTGGATGAGCACAGGCCGCGTGAGAATTTACGATTTAGCGAGAGAACTACATCTGGAAAATCGCGAGATCTTGGTGATCTGCGAGCAACTAAACATTCCCTTCAAAAGCCACAGCAGCACCATCACCGAATCTGAAGCCGCTCAAATCCGCGCAGCCGCTCGTCAACAGTTTGCGAATCGTCCTGCGCCCTCCAGTCCTGGCCAATCCTCTGCACCCTCGGTGAATCCAGCCTCCTCCAACCCTCCTGATTTGTCCCCCTCCGATACGCCCACAGAAGGGCGCGATTCAGCACCGGCTATGCAAAAAAAGCAGCAAATTCTCGAGATTCGCAAACCAAAGCTACGCCCCAACACCGAAGGAGCAGCCCCCGAAGCCACGCCCCCCGTCAGCCGTCCTGCACCCCCGAAACTCGTTTCGCCCAAGCGGGCCGAACCCGCTCGCCCCGAAGCGGCTAAGTCTGAGACGGCTAAGTCTGAGGCAGCTAAGTCTGAGGCGGTCAAGCCCGAAATCGTTGCTCCTGTGAATGTCCCCGCCCAGCCGTCCGATTCGCCCGCAGCGCCCCCCGCGGCCTCGGTTGACCTGGCCCCGGCTGAACCCAGCGCCCCCCGCCGCCCCGCCGCCTCGGGCGATCGCCCCGCCGCCTCGGCAACACCGGAACCCATTGCCGAAAAGAAAGCCGAACTGAAAACCCCGCCCCGTCCCGGCACAGCGCCGCGCCCGGTCAAAAAGCCCGAGCTGGTGGGGCCGCCATCGCGGCCGGCCAAGCCCGCCGAAAGCAAGCCTGCTGAACCCCGCGCGGGTGCGCCCAGTCGCCCATCCCGCCCCACCCGGCCCGGCGAGGCCAAAGGCCCCGCAGCCGGTGGCCCTGGCAAAGGGGCCCCGCCAACCATCGTGGAGTTGCGCCGGCCGAAACCCGTGCGCCCCACCGAAGCCACAGCCGACGGTAGCGCTGACGGCACGGCCGCAGCCCCCGCGGCCAAACTGCTGGAAAAACCCACACGTCCGGCCAGCAGCGGCGAAGATTATGAAAACAAGCTAAATCGACCGACCCTGAATCGCCCCACCAAGAAGGGCAAAGATTGGGAAGCGGAAGAGGAAGAGCGGGCCAGAATTGCCAAGGACAAGGCTGGCAAGAACAAGCGCCGTAACCAGGTGGAATTCGAAGACGAAGACGACTTCGAGGAAGATGATGAACTGATGATGGAAGGGGTGGACGGTCAGCCGGCTCCCTTCCAGGTCAGCCTATCGATCGCCCGGCCGCCGAAGCCCAAGGGTGTTACCCCGCCGAAGCCAGCTCCGCAGCCCAAACCGGTTACCAAGAAAGGGGCCTCGCGCCCGCCTCAACGGGAACGTCGGGAACAACAGGTCAAGAAGGAACGACCGGAGCTGATCACCCTCACGGAGGGTCTGACGGTGGCCGAGTTGGCCGAAAAGCTGGCCGTTCCAGAAACGGAAGTGGTGAAGCGCCTGTTCTTGAAAGGGATGGCCGTCAGCATTACCCAAACCCTCGATGTTCCGACAGCCACCATGGTGGCCGAGGAGTTGGGGGTGATGGTGGAAACCGCCGAGAAGGAATCGGAAGCCCGCAAGGTGACCGAAATGCTCGATGTGGCCGACCTGGAGAGCCTCCAGCGCCGCCCGCCGGTTGTCACGATCATGGGTCACGTAGACCACGGGAAAACCACCCTGCTCGACTCGATCCGCAAAACCAAGGTGGCCCAAGGGGAAGCCGGTGGCATTACCCAGCACATTGGGGCTTACCACGTGCAGGTGGATCAAGAGGGCGGCAGCAAGAAGGTGGTCTTCTTGGATACACCGGGTCACGAAGCCTTCACGGCCATGCGTGCTCGGGGGGCACGGGTCACGGACATTGCCATTTTGGTGGTGGCGGCCGATGACGGGGTGCAGCCCCAAACGATCGAGGCTCTCAGCCATGCCCGCGCGGCGGAAGTGCCGATCGTGGTGGCCATTAACAAGATTGACAAGGAAGGCGCAAATCCCGATCGGGTGAAACAGGAACTGGCCGAGCGCGGCCTTGTGCCGGAAGAGTGGGGCGGGGACACGATTATGGTTCCCGTGAGTGCCCTCAAGGGTCTCTATTTGGATGACCTGCTGGAGAACCTGCTGTTGGTGGCAGAAGTGGAAGACTTGATGGCTAATCCCGATCGCCTGGCGCGCGGGACGGTCATTGAAGCCCACCTTGATCGGGCCCGTGGTCCGGTGGCCACCCTGCTGGTGCAAAACGGAACCCTGCGAGTTGGCGACATCCTCCTCGCCGGCCCGGCTCTGGGCAAGGTGCGGGCGATGATTGACGATCGTGGTCATCGCGTTGATGCCGCCACTCCTTCCTTCGCTGTTGAGGTGTTGGGTCTGAGCGAAGTTCCGGCCGCTGGGGAAGAATTTGAAGTCTTCGCCAACGAAAAAGATGCCCGGGCGATCGCCTCTCAGCGCAGCGACCAACAGCGCCAAAGCCGTCTGCAACAGGCCATGGCTTCCCGTCGCGTCAGCCTCACCAGCATTTCTGGTCAGGCACAAGAGGGCGAGCTGAAGGAACTGAACCTCGTGCTCAAGGCCGATGTGCAAGGCTCCCTGGAAGCCATTCTGGGATCTTTGCAACAACTGCCCCAAAACGAAGTGCAAGTGCGCGTGTTGTTGGCTGCACCGGGCGAAATCTCCGAAACGGATATTGACTTGGCTGCCGCCAGTAGCGCCGTGGTTGTGGGCTTCAACACCACCCTCGCGCCTGGTGCTCGTCGCTCCGCCGATGAAGCGGGCATTGATGTCCGCGAATACAGCGTGATCTACAAACTGCTGGACGACATCCAAGCCGCCATGGAAGGGATGCTCGATCCGGAAGAGGTGGAAGAACCGCTGGGTCAAGCGGAAGTTCGGGGTGTGTTCCCGGTGGGTCGCGGCACGGTGGCCGGTTGCTATGTGCAGTCGGGCAAGCTGATTCGCGATTGTCTGCTGCGGGTGCGCCGAGGCAAGGAACTGGTGTTCCAAGGCCGCATGGATTCGCTGAAGCGGTTCAAGGAAGACACCAAGGAAGTGAACAGCGGCTACGAGTGCGGTGTGAACTCCTCGGGCTTCAACGACTGGCAAATGGGCGACATCATCGAGGCTTACCGCCTGGTGGCCAAGCGTCGCACCCTGTCCCTCTAGGACATTTTCGGAAGGTTAATCAGCGAATCAGCCCACTGCTTCGCTGAGGGCGATCGAGTTCATAGTCCGATCGATTCCGGTTCGATCGCCCCATCACCCTTGATCTGGGTTTTCATCAGCCCCGACTAGTCACTAACCACGTGCTAATCGGGGCTGATTCTTTTGTCTGGCATCACAGCCCGATCGCATCGGGTCTGTTAAAACTGACGGAATAGTCCAGCGGGGAAACCGAAACCCAAGGTGGCTCTGGATCGTCATTGAGCCATTCTGAGCCTGCTGATTATTTTTGCTGTTTTTGATTGCTTTGAATGATTACGCTCTACACTGCTCCGTCCCGTTGGGGGCTGGCTAGCGTCAGTCCGGCTTGCATGGAATTGGAAACTTGGTTGCGCATTGCCGAGTTACCCTACCAAACAGCCTTAGCCACCGCTCAGGATCTGGCTCAGGCCCCCTATGGCAAAATTCCTTTTATTGAAGAAGCAGGGCAAAAATGGGGCGACACCGCGTTAATTATTGAGCGCTTTCGCCAAACCCAAGGTGTTGATTTGGAAGCTGGTTTGAGCCAGGCTGATCGCGCGATCGCCCTGGCTTTCCGTCGCCTGATTAAGGAACATCTCTACTGGGGTGGAATTGCGATTCGCTACCGCGATGAAGAAAACTGGCAAGACTATCAAAACTTAGTCTTGACTCTGGTTCCCAGTCACTGGAGCAAGGCCCAGAGCGTGGCCTTTGCGGAGAAATTTCGCCAAAGCATTCTGCAACAGATGACGCAACAGGGCCTGGGCCGACTGAGTGACGCTGATTTATATCAACTCATTACGGCGGATTTGCAGGCCCTTTCGGATTTTCTGGCCGATAAGCCCTTTTTTATGGGCGATCGCCCAACCACGCTGGATGCCACAGCCTACGGTCACATCGGGAATTTCATTGAGCCACCCTATTCCAGCCCGATCGTGGACTTTGCCCGCCAAAAAACCAACCTCTGCGACCACTACCAGCGCATGTCAGCACGCTTTTTTGCCGACAGGGAGACCGAGCAGAAAGCGTCTATGCTGGTTACAAAGCTTGCCCAGCCGTTGGATAGCGCCTTCGCTGAAGAAGCAGGGCCGATCGGGTTGTCCATGAATGAACTTTGATCAATGAATTTTGATCAAACCAGCCGTCATTCAACTGGCCGTAGTCCAATCAGTTTGGTCTGGACTAGCCTTGATGAAACCGGTCTTGATTAAAACAGCCTTGATTCAACTGGCTTTCATTCAACCGGCTTTCATTCAACCGGCTGAGCAACTAACACACAGAACGAACCAAACAGAGAGGGAAGGAGGTCGATCGTGCAGGGGCCAAAACGCGATCCGTATCTTTGGGTGCATTTGGCGGGGTTGGCAGCGCTGCCCCTCTGTGCGGAGTTGTGTTTACTGGGGCTGGCGGCGGGGGATCCTCTGCTGCCGGGTGGCTGGGACTGGCTGTTGGTGGGGCTGTTGGGAACTGCTCCAATCGTGGCCATGCAGTGGTTACGCCCGTTTTATCCCTTTTCGGTTTTGCTGGTGAGCCTGCGGGCCGATCGCCTCAACGAAACGCAGCAACGAATTTTGCAACGCTGGGCCGGCTGGGAAACCAAGGCGATCGCGCTGGTTGCGTCCCTTTTGGTGCTTTGGGCTTTGCAACGGCTGGATCAACTCTCCCCCTTGGCGGCGGAAATTGCCCCCCTGGATCAACGGGCGATCGGGCTGTTGGTGGTGTGGTTGGGAGCGCTTTTGGGCAGCCTGCTGCTCACCGTTGCCCTCGTGTCTTTGTGGGTGTTGCTCACTCCGCAGACCGCCTTCAGCGCGATCGAGCCTTTTCCCGTTGGCAACGTTCCCGGCAGCTTCCTGCGCCTCAGTGTCCGGCTCACCAAAGTCTTACCGGATTTGGAAAATGCCCCAGTGGCCGCGCCCGCCAAGGTTCCTGAACCAGAGTCAGCAACGCCCCCAGCCCCTCCAGAAACCACCAATGCGCCCCAGGAAGAGGCCGCCGCGATCGCCCCGGAGAATCTCCCGAGTCCTGGTGATCCCGAGCCACTGGATGCCACTGAGCCAGCGAGCACGACTGAGCCACTGGATCCCCCTGAATTAGTGACGGATTCGGCGGCTGTTGAGGAGAGCGAGTCTCCTGAGGAGAGCGAGTCTACGGAATCTGGGCCGATCGCAAGCACTCCTAATGAGCCTGAGTCGATCGAGTCTACGGAACCTGAGCCGATCGAGTCTACGGAACCAGACTCCACCGAACCGGAACCCACCGAAGCGACCAGCAATCCCGAAACAGCAAACCAAGCCGCCGATGATGATGATTGGGGCGATATGGTCAGCGATAGTGACAACCACAGCGATGGCGGTAATGATGGCGATGGCCACTAGGTTCAGAGCATCGGCTTAAACAGTTTGGTTGAACAAAAAGTTGAACAAAAGCAAAACCCGACCTAGCGCAATGCCAAGTCGGGTTTTGAGCGAGTTAATGCGTTTTTCTGATTAGCAATCAGTGATTAACCGTAACGGAGTGGAGCTGGAGGGAGTCGAACCCATCGTCCGCACCAAGTAGTTATACCTTGTTCATTCACAGGCTTAGTCTCGTTGACCCTTGAGACAGGGACCGCTACTTAATCCCTAGCGGTAGGATGCCTCGATTAAAGTCTTTGCTAGCAGGCCAACCGAAGAAGACCGGACAGCGCATCCGTTGGGGTTAAACTCGGTGACCTTAACGGAGTCGGACAGCGAGTGCTCAACCGTCTAGTTAGAGGTGTTACAAAACTTAGGCAACAGCCACAGTCTTGCGAGCGAAAGGAACGATGTTGTTCGCATCTACTTTTTTGAGCCATTGATTTACGAGAGTTAGCCCGCTCTCGGCCTGCATCACTCAGTACCTGTTCCCAGCACGTCGAAACCGTGACAGCCCCGTGGTGTTAGCAGTGTTTTCCAGCGCTTTTAGGGTTGCGATCGCCCCAAGCTAGGTTTGGCAACGGCCATTCCAGGAGGGCAACAGCAGACTAAGTTGAGCTTTCAGGAATCAAGGCATTAATTAGTGCATCCCCAATTAATTTGTTCCTCGGTGCTCTTAAGCTGGCTGCTATGGGAGTAGATAACCATCGTTGAATGCTCCTGTATTCTATCGCGATTGGCGGGCGATCGGGCAAGGGCAATTGGGCGATCGGGGCGAAATTTCCCTACTGGTGGCTACGGTTTTACACCCTGGAAAGCTGCCAGCCCAAGCGCGAGCCAACTGACAATGAGA
This portion of the Limnothrix sp. FACHB-406 genome encodes:
- a CDS encoding XDD3 family exosortase-dependent surface protein; this encodes MKIQQIFAGVATATLCTFGVGLQAAHAGTVYNGWNYGIDSFKDGVSNGNVGGLFEMYGLGIKQDGETIYVGIDARLPLTGMATGGVTNGSIAWGDLFFNFTGSPLLNAQGSLFGVRFASNNDASVKPLGLYSGVSGKNVGTSNQGFSSYAEQSKHVSDRGGLPGAGELTDAEAKTYFKDASLGVITQGQQVVGSVFEALDGAALSALGFNLNGALGGATPPQSDAGGATRQTFGFKFTRGEGMVGDFVAHVFAECLNDGMAVRGNLAPKKEASTPEPISLLGLAAVGAAVASRRQRATVKVG
- a CDS encoding anthranilate synthase component I, with translation MNSAASVIATVNSGLAKLTARPLAPWHWRSLPLADRSGAAVFAALFAEELAQGEIAVLLESPPAPEQWCAAAQELARYSICAGRPRSGRVWTPAVGDILPMLGDRLAEGGAAERLNAAQDEPGPALPFRGGWLGWLGYDLAWEVEQLPQLRSDELPFPVAFWYEPDCFAVLDHGGDRLWLAATVAADLDRLVAQLDKATAAPPLAESSGAIEPTSTLIPQFTSDQAAYTAAVRQAQEHIRAGDIFQANLSLRFSVPCPASGWTLYQALRQINPSPFASYWQTPWGEVVSCSPERLVQLRDRQASTRPIAGTRPRGIDRPADLANEVELLNHPKERAEHAMLVDLERNDLGRVCDWGSVQVDEFLTVERYSHVMHLVSNVVGQLALDRTAIDLIRATFPGGTITGCPKVRCMEIIEALEPVRRSLFYGSCGYLDAGGNLDLNILIRTLLIPRTARSGDSQLGDRLVWGQVGAGIVADSDPDREWWESLSKAHAQLAALRRVLGLDGAGRAEPFPFPDPNQPNYSN
- the rimP gene encoding ribosome maturation factor RimP; amino-acid sequence: MAHPAIPRILELATPIATDLGLEIVGATFHTNESPPVLRLELRNPIADTSLDDCERLSRALEPVLDEADAIPGAYVLEVSSPGLSEFLETDREFTSFKGFEVTVTTREPHKGKSLWQGSLLDRDAETLRINQKGRVISIPRDLVERVRLADGAE
- the nusA gene encoding transcription termination factor NusA → MSMVRLTGLQEMIDGISRERNLPKTAVEAALREALLKGYERYRRTQSLDVRNIFDETYFDNFDVELDTEEEGFRVLATKSIVEEVADPDHEIALSDVQEVAAEAQLGDTVILDVTPDRDDFGRMAAIQTKQVLAQKLRDQQRKLIQEEFQELESTVLQGRILRFERQSVIVAVTSGYSQPEVEAELPKREQLPNDTYRANGTIKVYLKKVCEGSQRGPQLLVSRADAGLVVYLFANEVPEIEDDIVRIVAVAREANPPSRHVGPRTKIAVDTVERDVDPVGACIGARGSRIQVVVNELRGEKIDVIRWSPDPATYIANALSPARVVEVRLMNPEERQAHVLVGDDQLSLAIGKEGQNVRLAARLTGWKIDIRDVAKYDRDEEDAKMASYLAEREAALALAAAEAADDFADEEPETDDFADEDAEFSPGEIDPSAAADDETDDEFDGDDLGDDLEDDQEQAPLDSAADADDDDQEEDDQDSDDSDPDDLAENDSADEDFDGDDPDSEALDQEAN
- a CDS encoding YlxR family protein, with product MPPNYRRCLICRRVAHRSEFWRIVRVAHSGSVQLDQGMGRSAYLCPCADCLRAAQRKDRIGRSLKAPVPDPLYDLLWQRLTARVPNPDSLGNPTPPE
- the infB gene encoding translation initiation factor IF-2, which produces MSTGRVRIYDLARELHLENREILVICEQLNIPFKSHSSTITESEAAQIRAAARQQFANRPAPSSPGQSSAPSVNPASSNPPDLSPSDTPTEGRDSAPAMQKKQQILEIRKPKLRPNTEGAAPEATPPVSRPAPPKLVSPKRAEPARPEAAKSETAKSEAAKSEAVKPEIVAPVNVPAQPSDSPAAPPAASVDLAPAEPSAPRRPAASGDRPAASATPEPIAEKKAELKTPPRPGTAPRPVKKPELVGPPSRPAKPAESKPAEPRAGAPSRPSRPTRPGEAKGPAAGGPGKGAPPTIVELRRPKPVRPTEATADGSADGTAAAPAAKLLEKPTRPASSGEDYENKLNRPTLNRPTKKGKDWEAEEEERARIAKDKAGKNKRRNQVEFEDEDDFEEDDELMMEGVDGQPAPFQVSLSIARPPKPKGVTPPKPAPQPKPVTKKGASRPPQRERREQQVKKERPELITLTEGLTVAELAEKLAVPETEVVKRLFLKGMAVSITQTLDVPTATMVAEELGVMVETAEKESEARKVTEMLDVADLESLQRRPPVVTIMGHVDHGKTTLLDSIRKTKVAQGEAGGITQHIGAYHVQVDQEGGSKKVVFLDTPGHEAFTAMRARGARVTDIAILVVAADDGVQPQTIEALSHARAAEVPIVVAINKIDKEGANPDRVKQELAERGLVPEEWGGDTIMVPVSALKGLYLDDLLENLLLVAEVEDLMANPDRLARGTVIEAHLDRARGPVATLLVQNGTLRVGDILLAGPALGKVRAMIDDRGHRVDAATPSFAVEVLGLSEVPAAGEEFEVFANEKDARAIASQRSDQQRQSRLQQAMASRRVSLTSISGQAQEGELKELNLVLKADVQGSLEAILGSLQQLPQNEVQVRVLLAAPGEISETDIDLAAASSAVVVGFNTTLAPGARRSADEAGIDVREYSVIYKLLDDIQAAMEGMLDPEEVEEPLGQAEVRGVFPVGRGTVAGCYVQSGKLIRDCLLRVRRGKELVFQGRMDSLKRFKEDTKEVNSGYECGVNSSGFNDWQMGDIIEAYRLVAKRRTLSL
- a CDS encoding glutathione S-transferase family protein codes for the protein MITLYTAPSRWGLASVSPACMELETWLRIAELPYQTALATAQDLAQAPYGKIPFIEEAGQKWGDTALIIERFRQTQGVDLEAGLSQADRAIALAFRRLIKEHLYWGGIAIRYRDEENWQDYQNLVLTLVPSHWSKAQSVAFAEKFRQSILQQMTQQGLGRLSDADLYQLITADLQALSDFLADKPFFMGDRPTTLDATAYGHIGNFIEPPYSSPIVDFARQKTNLCDHYQRMSARFFADRETEQKASMLVTKLAQPLDSAFAEEAGPIGLSMNEL